The following coding sequences lie in one Streptomyces albofaciens JCM 4342 genomic window:
- a CDS encoding TOMM precursor leader peptide-binding protein, translating to MRIKRDVLFTETNDGVLFHNAHGGFQLAGRSAYRFASLIVPYLNGDYTVRELCGMLPPQQQQMVSSLVRMLMERGLARDVPAPGETGAPLETAVAERFEAQINYIDHFEDRAAARFHDFRSARLAVLGDDAVAGWCALAALRNGIASVGFAGPADAFAQAAKEAAELAETGTPASVTQVAEYDRLLDWPELDGFDLVVCTGRQAPAQVMRLLTQGVPEGKRLLPLTQYGHRVVVGPLARSGGDGACWSCAMLRLGFNGDPGAAADVWRAAAVGGGQDGPRPGRHLSAILGNLLGYEAFREFTGVLPPETENSVIVQEIDSFDTAVAQVLRHPLCTLCADDTPAPAALDWQRVKLTAPVESSVRGATDDGTDPAVEALDELTAQLVGATTGVFREFDDEWPTQLPLKVSRLRFGTGTGSRRVVTAFDLHHVAGARMRALRRAAADYLDLVTLPYRVPAADRQGVPRIEPAALTTFTGIAQSGPAPDEWCPAVSLVDGTEVLVPAGAVRPRAMRLNPARAFDPTPAGLGVGVSPGEAAHEGLFSALAHHTMQAAVRSGTPAPPVDPQSLAGDDELTFLLRSADNLGVGVELLRLDSGTPATVLLARARQTDGVPRWAVGADLSPARAAKSALRDLLGQCQILAERPEEETALGRSLVASFDPYTLRAGEAVSLGEDAAADTGAVLDALRERGVEVYVVGDGSADLRQAGLHAARVLFAATERP from the coding sequence GTGCGGATCAAGCGCGACGTGTTGTTCACCGAGACCAACGACGGCGTGCTCTTCCACAACGCACACGGCGGCTTCCAGTTGGCCGGGCGGTCCGCCTACCGGTTCGCCTCGCTGATCGTCCCCTACCTCAACGGCGACTACACGGTGCGCGAGCTGTGCGGGATGCTCCCGCCCCAGCAGCAGCAGATGGTCAGCAGCCTGGTGCGGATGCTGATGGAACGCGGGCTGGCCCGCGACGTCCCCGCCCCCGGCGAAACCGGCGCCCCTCTTGAGACCGCCGTCGCCGAGCGGTTCGAGGCACAGATCAACTACATCGACCACTTCGAGGACCGTGCCGCGGCACGCTTCCACGACTTCCGCTCCGCGCGGCTCGCCGTTCTCGGTGACGACGCGGTGGCCGGCTGGTGCGCGCTCGCCGCCCTGCGCAACGGCATCGCGTCGGTGGGCTTCGCCGGCCCGGCGGACGCCTTCGCACAAGCCGCCAAGGAGGCCGCCGAGCTGGCCGAGACCGGAACCCCGGCGAGTGTCACCCAGGTCGCCGAGTACGACCGGCTGCTGGACTGGCCCGAGCTGGACGGCTTCGACCTGGTCGTGTGCACCGGCCGACAGGCGCCTGCCCAGGTGATGCGGCTGCTGACGCAGGGCGTCCCCGAGGGGAAGCGACTGCTCCCGCTGACCCAGTACGGCCACCGGGTCGTCGTCGGCCCGCTGGCCAGGTCGGGCGGTGACGGCGCCTGCTGGTCCTGCGCCATGCTGCGGCTCGGTTTCAACGGGGACCCCGGCGCCGCCGCCGACGTCTGGCGCGCGGCGGCCGTCGGCGGCGGGCAGGACGGCCCCCGGCCGGGCCGCCATCTGTCGGCGATCCTCGGCAACCTGCTCGGCTACGAGGCCTTCCGCGAGTTCACCGGCGTCCTGCCGCCCGAGACCGAGAACTCCGTCATCGTCCAGGAGATCGACTCCTTCGACACCGCGGTCGCCCAGGTCCTCAGGCATCCGCTGTGCACGCTGTGCGCGGACGACACCCCCGCACCGGCGGCGCTGGACTGGCAGCGGGTGAAGCTCACCGCCCCCGTCGAGTCGTCGGTACGCGGCGCCACGGACGACGGCACGGACCCGGCGGTGGAAGCGCTCGACGAGCTGACCGCCCAGTTGGTCGGCGCCACGACCGGCGTCTTCCGGGAGTTCGACGACGAGTGGCCCACCCAGCTGCCGCTGAAGGTCAGCCGGCTGCGGTTCGGCACCGGCACCGGCAGCCGCCGGGTGGTGACCGCCTTCGATCTGCACCATGTCGCGGGCGCCCGGATGCGCGCGCTGCGCCGGGCCGCCGCCGACTACCTCGACCTGGTGACGCTCCCGTACCGCGTGCCTGCGGCGGACCGCCAGGGCGTCCCGCGGATCGAGCCCGCGGCACTCACCACCTTCACCGGCATCGCCCAGAGCGGGCCCGCTCCCGACGAGTGGTGCCCGGCGGTCTCCCTCGTCGACGGCACCGAGGTGCTCGTCCCGGCCGGCGCCGTCCGCCCCCGGGCGATGCGCCTGAACCCGGCCCGCGCCTTCGACCCCACCCCTGCCGGGCTCGGCGTCGGTGTCTCGCCCGGCGAGGCCGCCCACGAGGGATTGTTCTCCGCGCTCGCCCACCACACCATGCAGGCGGCCGTCCGGTCCGGGACACCGGCACCGCCGGTCGACCCGCAGAGCCTGGCGGGCGACGACGAGCTGACCTTCCTGCTGCGCAGCGCCGACAACCTCGGCGTCGGTGTCGAACTGCTGCGCCTGGACAGCGGCACACCGGCGACCGTCCTGCTCGCCCGCGCCCGGCAGACCGACGGTGTGCCCCGCTGGGCGGTCGGCGCGGACCTCTCGCCCGCGCGGGCCGCGAAGAGCGCGCTGCGCGATCTGCTCGGACAGTGCCAGATCCTCGCGGAGCGGCCCGAGGAGGAGACGGCACTGGGCCGGAGCCTCGTCGCGTCCTTCGACCCGTACACCCTGCGCGCAGGCGAGGCCGTGTCGCTGGGCGAGGACGCGGCGGCGGACACCGGTGCGGTGCTCGACGCGCTGCGGGAGCGCGGTGTGGAGGTGTATGTCGTCGGCGACGGCTCCGCCGACCTGCGACAGGCGGGTCTGCACGCGGCGCGTGTGCTGTTCGCCGCCACGGAGCGGCCATGA
- a CDS encoding BTAD domain-containing putative transcriptional regulator: MRISHADEAVVLPSSKPTMLLGALLLHANTGVSQEYLRRVLWGDEPPAAGASAIHATMLRLRKLLEKYGLNSAGGSGIETVPGGYRILADADTLDLLAFRDMVRRAGECDSADAELGLLRRALGYWRGAPVANVNSPVLRTSAVAALIEERINTLTRCHEIELARGNCAAIVPQLRALTAEYAGDERLAAQLMEALYRSGRQSEALSEYQSVRQYLRENFGIDPGPELQRMHLAIVKGEGLGSVPGPATERERAAPAGAAPGRSPAPPPAEPADFCGRDAELTELTGLLAKEQARRTVIVSGLPGVGKTALVLRLARRIGADFPGGWHFLDAADAAGVGVPAMPERSLVVLDGVTSSAQVLPVLDAVTGHSVLVTSRHSLADLAVSRGASVFRLRPWQRSESLEFLATTLGERVTTADPQAADELAALCGDHPIALRLVATRMLLRPSQDIAAALDRARSSSLAELTVGGPQGTSAARAFDDYLATLPSGAVPALRRLAEAPRECLTFAECADLLGGTESELHLLLDQLIEASALDYWPGGGYRLHGLLRSHLRGALRPQGQAAATAPAR; this comes from the coding sequence TTGCGAATCAGCCATGCCGACGAGGCGGTCGTCCTGCCGTCGTCGAAACCGACCATGCTGCTCGGCGCCCTGTTGCTGCATGCCAACACCGGGGTATCGCAGGAGTACCTGCGCCGGGTCCTGTGGGGCGACGAACCGCCGGCGGCCGGCGCCTCGGCCATCCACGCGACCATGTTGCGGCTGCGCAAGCTGCTGGAGAAGTACGGGCTGAACAGTGCTGGTGGCAGCGGGATAGAGACCGTTCCAGGCGGTTACCGGATCCTCGCGGACGCGGACACGCTGGACCTGCTCGCCTTCCGGGACATGGTGCGCAGAGCCGGGGAGTGCGACTCCGCCGACGCCGAGCTGGGCCTGCTGCGCCGGGCCTTGGGCTACTGGCGGGGCGCCCCTGTGGCGAATGTCAACTCGCCCGTACTGCGCACCTCGGCCGTGGCCGCGTTGATCGAGGAGCGGATCAACACGCTGACGCGTTGTCATGAGATCGAACTCGCCCGCGGAAACTGTGCGGCCATCGTCCCGCAGCTGCGCGCATTGACCGCGGAGTATGCGGGCGATGAAAGGCTGGCCGCGCAACTCATGGAGGCGCTCTATCGGTCGGGGCGGCAGAGCGAGGCCCTATCCGAATACCAGTCGGTAAGGCAGTACCTCCGGGAAAATTTTGGTATCGACCCGGGTCCCGAATTGCAAAGAATGCATCTAGCCATCGTCAAGGGCGAGGGTTTGGGAAGCGTTCCGGGGCCCGCAACGGAGCGAGAAAGGGCGGCGCCGGCGGGCGCCGCACCGGGCCGGTCGCCGGCGCCGCCGCCCGCCGAACCCGCCGATTTCTGCGGCCGGGACGCGGAACTCACCGAACTGACCGGATTGCTGGCCAAGGAGCAGGCCCGGCGGACCGTGATCGTCTCCGGGCTCCCGGGCGTCGGCAAGACCGCGCTCGTCCTGCGCCTCGCCCGCCGGATCGGAGCGGACTTCCCCGGCGGCTGGCACTTCCTGGACGCGGCCGACGCCGCAGGCGTCGGGGTCCCCGCCATGCCGGAACGTTCCCTCGTCGTCCTCGACGGAGTGACCTCCAGCGCGCAGGTGCTGCCCGTCCTGGACGCGGTGACCGGCCACAGCGTCCTGGTGACCAGCCGCCACAGCCTCGCCGACCTGGCAGTCAGCCGAGGCGCCAGCGTGTTCCGGCTGCGGCCCTGGCAGCGTTCGGAGTCGCTGGAGTTCCTGGCCACGACGCTCGGCGAGCGGGTGACCACGGCCGACCCGCAGGCCGCTGACGAACTGGCCGCCCTGTGCGGAGACCACCCCATCGCACTGCGCCTGGTCGCCACCCGGATGCTGCTGCGCCCCAGCCAGGACATCGCCGCCGCCCTCGACCGAGCCCGGTCCTCGTCCCTGGCCGAGCTGACGGTGGGCGGTCCGCAGGGAACCTCGGCCGCCCGCGCCTTCGACGACTACCTCGCCACGCTCCCGTCCGGCGCCGTACCCGCCCTGCGACGGCTGGCCGAGGCGCCGCGGGAGTGCCTCACGTTCGCCGAGTGCGCGGACCTGCTCGGCGGAACCGAGAGCGAACTGCACCTGCTGCTCGACCAGTTGATCGAGGCCAGCGCCCTGGACTACTGGCCGGGCGGCGGATACCGCCTGCACGGCCTGCTGCGCAGCCACCTGCGCGGCGCCCTGCGACCACAGGGCCAAGCGGCCGCCACGGCCCCCGCGCGCTAG
- a CDS encoding PucR family transcriptional regulator: protein MGSLFAELARQASANARREVEAYTREIPGFGLLDKDTRARAETLEHSLWLRRRTVELSPDNAALTDGDLGHIASMGELRAGAGMTLDVRQRVLRLHTALMLREINEATEAQRGGGVEEIMRMMTWFAPQGERGISAYCQGFVRAMRRRTRYIEQVALLVRSLLKGDPISVELASAVDMELPDHWAVTVFRIPDRPADERFLEYEIETLVKSHQVPVTWGTEAENGSSELIALIPLGSDVAGAGTMPPHAVLDLLPDLVPDHFFELVRDFARALGRPCAVGTATAPLPDLADALDRARRISRAAPLRRASARLRPHTLADVFVELAVVGVPFVDAWLRDVARRLDSGPDLLITLDAYYRHDMRRGAAATALNVHVRTLDYRLRRVRELTGIDPGSARGVRTLSAVVTRRLSGAWR from the coding sequence GTGGGGAGTCTCTTCGCCGAACTGGCGCGGCAGGCGTCGGCCAACGCCCGCCGGGAGGTCGAGGCGTACACACGCGAGATCCCTGGATTCGGACTCCTGGACAAGGACACCCGGGCACGGGCCGAGACGCTGGAGCACTCGCTGTGGCTCCGACGCCGCACCGTCGAACTGTCGCCGGACAACGCCGCGTTGACCGATGGCGACCTCGGCCACATCGCGTCGATGGGCGAGCTGCGGGCCGGGGCGGGGATGACGCTCGACGTACGGCAGCGGGTGCTGCGGCTGCACACCGCGCTCATGCTGCGCGAGATCAACGAGGCGACCGAGGCCCAGCGCGGCGGCGGTGTCGAGGAAATCATGCGCATGATGACCTGGTTCGCCCCGCAGGGCGAACGCGGCATCAGCGCCTACTGCCAGGGATTCGTACGGGCAATGCGCCGCCGGACGCGGTACATCGAGCAGGTCGCCCTGTTGGTCCGGTCGCTGCTGAAAGGCGATCCCATATCGGTGGAACTCGCCTCGGCCGTCGACATGGAACTGCCGGATCACTGGGCCGTGACGGTGTTCCGGATACCGGACCGCCCGGCCGATGAACGTTTCCTGGAATACGAGATCGAAACGCTGGTGAAAAGCCATCAGGTGCCGGTCACGTGGGGGACGGAGGCCGAAAACGGAAGCAGTGAGCTGATCGCTCTGATTCCCCTGGGTTCCGACGTGGCGGGCGCGGGAACCATGCCGCCGCACGCCGTTCTCGACCTCTTGCCCGATCTCGTCCCCGACCACTTCTTCGAGCTCGTACGGGATTTCGCCCGAGCCCTCGGCAGGCCCTGCGCCGTCGGCACCGCCACCGCGCCGCTGCCCGACCTGGCCGACGCCCTCGACCGGGCCCGGCGGATCAGCCGGGCGGCCCCGCTGCGCCGGGCGTCCGCCCGGCTCCGGCCGCACACCCTGGCCGATGTGTTCGTCGAACTCGCCGTCGTGGGCGTGCCGTTCGTCGACGCATGGCTGCGTGACGTGGCCCGACGGCTGGACTCCGGCCCGGACCTGCTCATCACCCTCGACGCGTACTACCGGCACGACATGCGCCGCGGCGCCGCGGCGACCGCTCTCAACGTCCACGTCCGCACCTTGGACTACCGCCTTCGCCGGGTACGGGAACTCACCGGCATCGACCCCGGCTCGGCGCGGGGCGTGCGTACGCTCAGCGCGGTCGTCACCCGGCGCCTGTCGGGAGCGTGGCGCTGA
- a CDS encoding DUF6191 domain-containing protein, translating into MTVWLMSFPAFACALALFALVESVWRWLTGLGLIPWLRRRSGPSLSSIAFDEFTAVVNGNKAAELKQRQVELLRRDDESDGAPPCSRVDLTGGTAFIVVPQEADDPSADRDDVLADPSDTPQNPGRA; encoded by the coding sequence GTGACGGTCTGGCTCATGTCGTTTCCGGCCTTCGCATGTGCGCTGGCCCTGTTCGCCCTGGTGGAGAGCGTATGGCGGTGGTTGACCGGCCTGGGCCTGATTCCCTGGCTGCGCAGACGCTCCGGGCCTTCGCTGTCGAGCATCGCCTTCGACGAATTCACGGCCGTGGTCAACGGGAACAAGGCGGCGGAACTGAAGCAGCGACAGGTGGAACTGCTACGGCGGGACGACGAAAGCGACGGCGCGCCGCCCTGTTCCCGTGTCGACCTGACCGGCGGCACGGCGTTCATCGTGGTGCCACAGGAAGCGGACGATCCGAGTGCTGACAGGGACGACGTGCTCGCCGACCCGTCGGATACACCTCAGAATCCCGGTCGCGCTTAG